GTCCCGTCGGTCCTGGCCCAGGCCCCGATCGTCTGCGGTGGCTGCGGCAAGCCGTTCCAGATTCCGGAAGCGGCGGTCGCGGTGGGGTGAGCCGAAGTGGTGTGGCACAATGGCTAGCTGTACTCGACAGTCGCACAGGACCCCTCTCTCCTCCGGCTGACGCGTCCATCGGGCACTCCGAGTACCGCAACCCCACGTGGCATCTAGTTGTGCCCAACCACGTCAGAGACCAGGAGACACCACTTCCGTGGCAGTCAAGATCAAGCTGAAGCGTCTGGGCAAGATCCGTTCGCCTCACTACCGCATCATCGTCGCCGACTCCCGCACCCGCCGTGACGGCCGGGCCATCGAGGAGATCGGCCTGTACCACCCGGTGCAGAACCCCTCGCGCATCGAGGTCAACGCGGAGCGCGCGCAGTACTGGCTGTCCGTCGGCGCCCAGCCGACCGAGCCGGTCCTCGCGATCCTGAAGCTCACCGGTGACTGGCAGGCCCACAAGGGCCTCCCGGCCCCCGCGCCGCTCCTGCAGCCGGAGCCCAAGGCTGACAAGCGCGCCCTGTTCGAGGCGCTGTCCTCGGACGGCGACGAGGCCAAGGGTGAGGCCATCACCCCCAAGGCCAAGAAGGCCGACAAGAAGGCGGACGAGGCGGCTGACGCTGCCGCGTCCACCGAGTCGACCGAGGCCTGAGCATGCTCGAGGAGGCTCTCGAGCACCTCGTGAAGGGCATCGTCGACAACCCCGACGACGTGCAGGTGGCCTCGCGCACCCTGCGCCGCGGGCGCGTGCTGGAGGTCCGGGTCCACCCCGACGACCTCGGCAAGGTGATCGGCCGTAACGGCCGCACCGCCCGCGCTCTGCGGACCGTCGTGGGCGCCATCGGCGGCCGTGGGATCCGGGTCGACCTCGTCGACGTGGACCAGGTCCGCTGACCGCAGTTGAACACCGGCCAGGGCCGGGGAGGGCTTTCGAGCCGTCCCCGGCCTTTGTCGTCGGTCATTCCCGTGACAGGCCGGGTCCCCACCCCATCAACTCGGGTCCCCACCCCATCAATCGGAGAACAGCGTGGAGTTGGTAGTTGCGCGGATCGGCCGCGCCCACGGCATCAAGGGCGAGGTCACCGTCGAGGTACGAACGGACGAGCCGGAGCTGCGGCTCGGGCCCGGTGCCGTCCTGGCCACCGACCCGGCGGCCACCGGTCCGCTGACCATCGAGTCGGGCCGGGTGCACAGCGGCAGGCTGCTGCTGCGCTTCGAGGGCGTGCGTGACCGCACGGGCGCCGAGGCCCTGCGCAACACCCTGCTGATCGCCGACGTGGACCCGGAGGAGCTCCCGGAGGACGAGGACGAGTTCTACGACCACCAGCTCATCGACCTGGACGTCGTCCTCGCCGACGGCACGGAGATCGGCCGGATCACCGAGATCTCCCACCTGCCCTCGCAGGACCTCTTCATCGTGGAGCGCCCCGACGGCAGCGAGGTGATGATCCCCTTCGTGGAGGAGATCGTCAGCGAGATCGACCTGGCTGAGCAGCGTGCGGTCATCACCCCGCCGCCCGGCCTGATCGACGAGAGCGAGGCCGTGGTGGTCTCCTCCCGCGACGAGGAGGCGGAGTCCGACGAGGTGGCGGCCGAGGAGTCCGGCGAGGCGCCGAAGGGCGACGTCTGATGCGACTCGACGTCGTCACGATCTTCCCCGAGTACCTGGACCCGCTGAACGTCTCCCTGGTCGGCAAGGCCCGCGCCCGCGGGGTCCTCGACGTCCACGTCCATGACCTGCGGGAGTGGACGTACGACCGGCACAACACGGTCGACGACACCCCCTACGGCGGCGGCCCCGGCATGGTCATGAAGACCGAGCCCTGGGGCGACGCGCTGGACGAGGCGCTGGCCGACGGGTACGAGTCCGGTGCGCACGCCCCGGTCCTCGTCGTGCCCACCCCCAGCGGCCGCCCCTTCACCCAGGAACTGGCCGTGGAGCTCTCCGCCAAGCCCTGGCTGGTCTTCACCCCGGCCCGGTACGAGGGCATCGACCGCCGGGTGATCGACGAGTACGCCACCCGCATCCCGGTCGTCGAGGTCTCCATCGGCGACTACGTGCTGGCCGGCGGGGAAGCCGCCGTCCTGGTGATCACGGAGGCCGTCGCCCGGCTGCTGCCCGGCGTCCTCGGCAACGCCGAGTCCCACCGCGACGACTCCTTCGCACCGGGCGCGATGGCCAACCTCCTGGAGGGCCCCGTCTACACCAAGCCGCCCGAGTGGCGCGGCCGGGGCATCCCGGACGTCCTGCTCAGCGGCCACCACGGGAAGATCGCCCGCTGGCGTCGGGACCAGGCCTTCGCCCGGACCGCCCTCAACCGGCCCGATCTGATCGAACGGTGCGAGTCCGGCGCCTTCGACAAGAAGGACCGCGAGATCCTCTCCATCCTCGGCTTCGCCCCGGAGCCCGGCGGCCGATTTTGGCGCAGGCCCACCGCCGTGGAAGAATAGGCCTCTGCTGTACGTCCGGCGTGCGCCCCTGCCACAGGGGGAAAGACGCCCGCCCGACGCGATCAGCACTCCGGACTCCTCTCGATATCCCGTCGATGACCTGTGGCATCGGCGAAGAAAGCAGAACTCATGTCTTCCCTGCTCGATGGCGTAAACGCCGCCACCCTCCGGTCGGACCTCCCGGCGTTCCGCCCCGGTGACACCGTCAACGTCCACGTGCGAGTGATCGAGGGCAACCGCTCCCGTATCCAGCAGTTCAAGGGCGTCGTCATCCGCCGCCAGGGCTCGGGCGTCAGCGAGACCTTCACGGTCCGCAAGGTCTCCTTCAGCGTCGGCGTCGAGCGCACCTTCCCCGTGCACAGCCCGATCTTCGAGAAGATCGAGCTCGTCAGCCGCGGTGACGTCCGTCGCGCCAAGCTGTA
This DNA window, taken from Streptomyces griseus subsp. griseus, encodes the following:
- the rpsP gene encoding 30S ribosomal protein S16, which gives rise to MAVKIKLKRLGKIRSPHYRIIVADSRTRRDGRAIEEIGLYHPVQNPSRIEVNAERAQYWLSVGAQPTEPVLAILKLTGDWQAHKGLPAPAPLLQPEPKADKRALFEALSSDGDEAKGEAITPKAKKADKKADEAADAAASTESTEA
- a CDS encoding RNA-binding protein, which produces MLEEALEHLVKGIVDNPDDVQVASRTLRRGRVLEVRVHPDDLGKVIGRNGRTARALRTVVGAIGGRGIRVDLVDVDQVR
- the rimM gene encoding ribosome maturation factor RimM (Essential for efficient processing of 16S rRNA); this encodes MELVVARIGRAHGIKGEVTVEVRTDEPELRLGPGAVLATDPAATGPLTIESGRVHSGRLLLRFEGVRDRTGAEALRNTLLIADVDPEELPEDEDEFYDHQLIDLDVVLADGTEIGRITEISHLPSQDLFIVERPDGSEVMIPFVEEIVSEIDLAEQRAVITPPPGLIDESEAVVVSSRDEEAESDEVAAEESGEAPKGDV
- the trmD gene encoding tRNA (guanosine(37)-N1)-methyltransferase TrmD produces the protein MRLDVVTIFPEYLDPLNVSLVGKARARGVLDVHVHDLREWTYDRHNTVDDTPYGGGPGMVMKTEPWGDALDEALADGYESGAHAPVLVVPTPSGRPFTQELAVELSAKPWLVFTPARYEGIDRRVIDEYATRIPVVEVSIGDYVLAGGEAAVLVITEAVARLLPGVLGNAESHRDDSFAPGAMANLLEGPVYTKPPEWRGRGIPDVLLSGHHGKIARWRRDQAFARTALNRPDLIERCESGAFDKKDREILSILGFAPEPGGRFWRRPTAVEE
- the rplS gene encoding 50S ribosomal protein L19, producing MSSLLDGVNAATLRSDLPAFRPGDTVNVHVRVIEGNRSRIQQFKGVVIRRQGSGVSETFTVRKVSFSVGVERTFPVHSPIFEKIELVSRGDVRRAKLYFLRELRGKAAKIKEKRDN